A stretch of Myxococcus hansupus DNA encodes these proteins:
- a CDS encoding ABC transporter permease, whose protein sequence is MMRLSFSVFRKELRDHLRDHRSVLTSLLWPLIGPVVFLVMFNMLASWYRQDRPLQLPVVGREHAPSLMAFLERYGAKLEAAPENYEERVRAGSLDAVLVVPDDYAESYSAGHTAEVQLVVDSSRQSARQSVMRARRLLEAYSQMLGNQRLYARGVVPELAMPVRVAETDLSTPERTAAGMLNTVPLFLVIAAFAGGMQVASDTMAGERERGSLEPLLLNPAPRGAVVVGKWLSTVAMAIAAVVITLVGYLLVVQRVPLEDLGVKARFDAPAALGMAAAVLPLALAASAVQVWVSTYARSFKEAQTYLSLLMFVPMLPGMMLALSPLQPKLWMFFVPVFGQELLAGEVMRGEPLGVLPFLIATASSVMVTALALGITTRLLTQERIVFGRG, encoded by the coding sequence ATGATGCGGCTGTCCTTCTCCGTCTTCCGCAAGGAGCTGCGGGACCACCTGCGGGACCACCGCTCGGTGTTGACCTCGCTGCTGTGGCCGCTGATTGGCCCCGTCGTGTTCCTGGTGATGTTCAACATGTTGGCCTCCTGGTACCGGCAGGACCGGCCGCTGCAACTGCCCGTGGTGGGGCGTGAGCATGCGCCCAGCCTGATGGCCTTCCTGGAGCGCTACGGGGCGAAGCTGGAGGCGGCTCCGGAGAACTACGAGGAGCGCGTCCGCGCGGGCTCACTGGACGCGGTGCTGGTGGTGCCGGACGACTATGCGGAGTCGTACTCCGCCGGGCACACTGCCGAGGTGCAGCTCGTGGTGGACAGCTCGCGCCAGTCCGCGCGCCAGTCGGTGATGCGCGCGCGGCGGTTGTTGGAGGCGTACTCGCAGATGCTCGGCAACCAGCGCCTCTATGCGCGCGGCGTCGTGCCGGAGCTGGCCATGCCCGTGCGGGTGGCGGAGACGGACCTGTCCACGCCGGAGCGCACGGCGGCGGGCATGCTCAACACGGTCCCGCTCTTCCTGGTCATCGCCGCCTTCGCGGGCGGCATGCAGGTGGCCAGTGACACCATGGCCGGCGAGCGCGAGCGAGGCTCATTGGAGCCGCTGCTGCTCAACCCGGCCCCTCGCGGCGCGGTGGTGGTGGGCAAGTGGCTGTCCACCGTCGCCATGGCCATCGCGGCGGTGGTGATAACCCTGGTGGGCTATTTGCTGGTGGTGCAGCGGGTTCCGCTGGAGGACCTGGGGGTGAAGGCCCGCTTCGACGCGCCCGCGGCCCTGGGCATGGCCGCCGCCGTGCTGCCGCTGGCCCTGGCCGCCTCGGCCGTGCAGGTGTGGGTGTCCACGTATGCGCGCTCCTTCAAGGAAGCGCAGACGTACCTGTCCCTCCTGATGTTCGTCCCCATGCTGCCGGGCATGATGCTGGCCCTGTCGCCGCTCCAGCCGAAGCTGTGGATGTTCTTCGTGCCGGTGTTCGGGCAGGAGCTGCTCGCGGGCGAGGTGATGCGCGGGGAGCCGCTGGGCGTGCTGCCCTTCCTCATCGCCACCGCGTCCAGCGTCATGGTGACGGCGCTGGCGCTGGGAATCACCACCCGTTTGTTGACCCAGGAGCGCATCGTCTTCGGCCGGGGCTGA
- the panD gene encoding aspartate 1-decarboxylase — MRRILFKSKIHRATVTQADLDYEGSVTIDRDLLRAADIVENEKVAVWNITQGTRLETYALEGEAGSGVICINGAAAHLNKPGDLVILATFAEVEEAEVPTWKPKVVFVDKDNRVVPGITAEIPGPQRRSA; from the coding sequence ATGCGCCGCATCCTCTTCAAGTCGAAAATCCACCGCGCGACCGTCACCCAGGCTGACCTGGATTACGAAGGGTCCGTCACCATCGACCGCGATCTGCTTCGCGCCGCCGACATCGTGGAGAACGAAAAGGTCGCGGTCTGGAACATCACCCAGGGCACGCGCCTGGAGACCTACGCGCTGGAAGGTGAGGCCGGCAGCGGCGTCATCTGCATCAACGGCGCGGCGGCGCACCTGAACAAGCCGGGCGACCTGGTCATCCTGGCCACCTTCGCGGAAGTGGAGGAGGCCGAGGTGCCGACCTGGAAGCCCAAGGTCGTGTTTGTGGACAAGGACAACCGAGTCGTCCCTGGCATCACCGCGGAGATTCCGGGTCCGCAGCGCCGGTCCGCCTGA
- a CDS encoding LEA type 2 family protein encodes MFIMKRAFLVLAVLGLTTLSGCAAIQNLLKGAFKKPTLSFKTARLADASLSDATINLVYELNNPNGFGLNLADVDYAFFVEGKQVVAGKPRSGLALKANGKSELVFPANVKFADIVPVLETFLKKDTAAFRAQGSLGVKTPVGVLSFPLAKEGTFEVPKVPQVSFQAPRIKDITLTGATVEFPLSITNRNSFALPVSGITGALKVAGADVGTLSTGNLGKLDGSGTKQVTLPLTINFARAANAALALRSGGNAQVRLDGKLTSESQSVPLSLNQLVNFVK; translated from the coding sequence ATGTTCATCATGAAACGCGCCTTCCTCGTCCTGGCCGTCCTTGGACTCACCACCCTCAGTGGCTGTGCCGCCATCCAGAACTTGCTGAAGGGGGCTTTCAAGAAGCCCACCCTCTCCTTCAAGACGGCGCGGCTCGCGGACGCCTCGCTGTCCGACGCCACCATCAACCTCGTGTACGAGCTGAACAACCCCAACGGCTTCGGGCTCAACCTGGCCGACGTGGACTACGCCTTCTTCGTCGAGGGCAAGCAGGTGGTGGCCGGCAAGCCGCGCTCGGGGCTGGCGCTCAAGGCCAACGGCAAGAGCGAGCTCGTCTTCCCCGCCAACGTGAAGTTCGCGGACATCGTCCCGGTGCTGGAGACGTTCCTCAAGAAGGACACGGCGGCCTTCAGGGCCCAGGGCTCGCTGGGCGTGAAGACGCCCGTGGGCGTGCTCAGCTTCCCGCTGGCGAAGGAAGGTACGTTCGAGGTCCCCAAGGTTCCGCAGGTGTCCTTCCAGGCCCCGCGCATCAAGGACATCACGCTGACCGGCGCCACCGTGGAGTTCCCGCTGTCCATCACCAACCGCAACAGCTTCGCGCTGCCCGTCTCCGGCATCACCGGCGCGCTGAAGGTCGCGGGCGCGGATGTGGGCACGCTGTCCACCGGCAACCTGGGCAAGCTGGACGGCAGCGGGACGAAGCAGGTCACCCTGCCGCTCACCATCAACTTCGCCCGCGCGGCCAACGCCGCCCTGGCCCTGCGCTCAGGCGGAAACGCGCAGGTCCGCTTGGACGGTAAGCTGACCTCGGAATCCCAGAGCGTTCCCCTCAGTCTCAATCAACTCGTCAATTTCGTTAAGTGA
- a CDS encoding MFS transporter — MSSLPSSQDLPHRPLTRDDARTLALAALGGALEFYDFIIFVFFTKVIGELFFPPDTPEWLRQLQAFGLFAAGYLARPLGGIVMAHFGDRAGRKRMFTLSVFMMSVPTLLIGVLPTYESAGYAAALALLLLRAVQGAAVGGEVPGAWVFVSEHVPARRVGLACGTLTAGLTFGILLGSLVATAVNSLMTPEQVRGFGWRLPFLIGGVFGFLAVFLRRWLAETPVFEELRRRKALVKELPLKAVLRGHGGTVVMSMLLTWVLTAGIVVVILMTPTLMQSLHQVTATHALVASSVATLSLTFGCVAYGMFADRVGVGHALGLGCVLLLAAAYALYVGTAASPGALVPLSALAGLCVGVVGVVPTAIVRAFPAPVRFSGLSFSYNMAYALFGGLTPLAVTLMMKASPLAPAHYVAAVCVMGVGIALHLSRAGREAALHPAAEP; from the coding sequence ATGTCCTCCCTCCCTTCCTCGCAGGACCTCCCGCACCGGCCCCTGACCCGTGATGACGCCCGCACGCTCGCGTTGGCGGCGCTGGGTGGCGCGCTGGAGTTCTACGACTTCATCATCTTCGTCTTCTTCACCAAGGTCATCGGCGAGCTCTTCTTCCCACCCGACACGCCAGAGTGGCTGCGGCAGTTGCAGGCGTTTGGCCTGTTCGCCGCGGGTTATCTGGCGCGCCCGCTGGGCGGCATCGTGATGGCCCACTTCGGGGACCGCGCGGGCCGCAAGCGCATGTTCACCTTGAGCGTGTTCATGATGTCGGTGCCCACGCTTCTGATTGGCGTGCTCCCCACCTATGAATCGGCGGGCTACGCCGCGGCGCTGGCGCTGCTCCTGCTGCGCGCCGTACAGGGCGCGGCGGTGGGCGGCGAAGTCCCGGGCGCCTGGGTGTTCGTCTCCGAGCACGTCCCCGCGCGTCGGGTGGGGCTGGCCTGTGGAACCCTCACCGCGGGCCTCACGTTCGGCATCCTGCTGGGCTCGCTGGTGGCCACGGCCGTCAATTCGCTGATGACGCCCGAGCAGGTCCGGGGCTTCGGCTGGCGGCTGCCCTTCCTCATCGGCGGTGTGTTCGGCTTCCTGGCCGTGTTCCTCCGCCGCTGGCTGGCGGAGACGCCTGTCTTCGAGGAGCTGCGCCGCCGCAAGGCGCTGGTGAAGGAGCTGCCGCTCAAGGCCGTGCTGCGCGGCCATGGTGGCACCGTGGTGATGTCCATGTTGCTCACGTGGGTGCTCACCGCGGGCATCGTGGTGGTCATCCTGATGACGCCCACGTTGATGCAGAGCCTGCATCAGGTCACCGCCACGCACGCGCTGGTGGCCAGCAGCGTGGCCACGCTGAGCCTGACGTTCGGCTGCGTCGCGTACGGCATGTTCGCGGACCGCGTGGGGGTGGGGCACGCCCTGGGCCTGGGCTGCGTGTTGCTGCTGGCGGCCGCATACGCGCTCTACGTGGGCACGGCGGCGTCTCCGGGGGCGCTGGTGCCGCTGTCCGCGCTGGCGGGGTTGTGCGTCGGCGTGGTGGGCGTGGTGCCCACCGCGATTGTCCGAGCCTTTCCCGCGCCGGTGCGATTCTCCGGACTCTCCTTCTCGTACAACATGGCCTATGCCCTCTTCGGAGGGCTCACCCCGCTGGCCGTCACGTTGATGATGAAGGCCTCGCCGCTGGCGCCCGCGCACTACGTGGCGGCGGTGTGTGTCATGGGCGTGGGCATCGCGCTGCACCTGTCGCGGGCGGGGCGCGAGGCCGCGCTGCACCCCGCCGCAGAGCCCTGA
- a CDS encoding carboxypeptidase regulatory-like domain-containing protein — translation MDGSAFARVEPPPSAPMPPEGLRLRVVLEGGRPFEGEARVGAAFISEADRQLWEVSRREGSEGAGPERLEDLANVEEWLPAEVTPTTTGGMLGPVPVPVAPRYQVMAWAPDGTFWWGDVVPEKPLTTGVLDGGVLQARHPTGVRVRLSGARSEQGPFFVRVERAASLDPRDAERASAMLPVVRQAAPQVASALSEGAPLPLSMDSPLALLPLPADPQVRLWLRSASGQEGGPVEVPLREGRVESVVLDVERLFPEGVGGTVTLRGRLVLEGAATPPEGVTLLGPGGQALALASDGRFTSPGLPSWTASRFVAEVPSPESGRPVAAARQTFDFVPEPGVAEAHVTWRVAAYRWLVLRMDGFLRGQLDARARRPYPVFVLQRWSDGDVWRTHGADAFLHEEGGVAVSLLEPGRYRVLVALSAHEHHVSTVAEVGVDGAEHAVSVQVEAAGPTCEVLVTAAGVPVYGARVMAGSEVSSLPPVRGLTDAEGRWRLGRVRSEALHLEVEAAGHSPWAGEAAEACQRLGVVHVRL, via the coding sequence GTGGATGGCTCCGCTTTCGCGCGAGTGGAGCCTCCGCCTTCCGCGCCCATGCCGCCGGAGGGGTTGAGGCTCCGCGTGGTGTTGGAGGGGGGCCGACCCTTCGAAGGGGAGGCCCGCGTGGGCGCGGCCTTCATCTCCGAGGCGGACCGGCAGCTCTGGGAGGTGTCGAGGCGCGAGGGCTCGGAAGGCGCGGGGCCCGAGCGGCTGGAGGACCTGGCCAACGTGGAGGAGTGGCTGCCCGCGGAGGTGACGCCCACCACGACAGGCGGGATGCTGGGGCCGGTGCCCGTGCCGGTGGCGCCTCGGTATCAGGTGATGGCGTGGGCGCCGGACGGGACGTTCTGGTGGGGGGACGTGGTGCCGGAGAAGCCGCTCACCACGGGCGTGCTGGATGGCGGCGTGTTGCAGGCGCGTCATCCAACGGGCGTGCGCGTGAGGTTGTCGGGAGCGCGGTCCGAGCAGGGCCCCTTCTTCGTCCGCGTGGAGCGCGCTGCTTCCCTGGACCCGCGTGATGCCGAGCGCGCGAGCGCGATGCTGCCCGTGGTGCGACAGGCCGCGCCACAGGTCGCCTCGGCGCTCTCGGAGGGTGCGCCGTTGCCACTGTCCATGGATTCGCCGCTGGCGCTGCTGCCGTTGCCCGCGGACCCGCAGGTGCGGCTGTGGCTGCGGAGCGCGTCGGGCCAGGAGGGCGGGCCGGTGGAGGTGCCGCTGCGCGAGGGCCGTGTGGAGTCGGTGGTGCTCGACGTGGAACGGTTGTTTCCGGAGGGAGTGGGCGGGACGGTGACGCTGCGGGGACGGCTCGTGTTGGAGGGTGCCGCCACGCCGCCCGAGGGCGTGACGTTGCTAGGGCCGGGGGGCCAGGCGCTGGCGCTCGCGTCGGATGGACGCTTCACCTCACCGGGATTGCCGTCGTGGACGGCGTCGCGATTCGTCGCCGAGGTGCCTTCGCCGGAATCCGGACGGCCCGTGGCGGCAGCGCGGCAAACCTTCGACTTCGTGCCCGAACCGGGCGTGGCCGAGGCCCACGTGACGTGGCGCGTGGCGGCCTATCGCTGGTTGGTGCTTCGCATGGATGGCTTTCTGCGCGGTCAGTTGGATGCGCGGGCGAGAAGGCCCTATCCGGTGTTCGTGCTCCAGCGCTGGAGCGATGGCGACGTGTGGCGGACGCACGGCGCGGATGCCTTCCTGCATGAGGAGGGCGGCGTGGCGGTATCGCTTCTGGAGCCTGGGCGGTATCGCGTGCTGGTGGCGCTCTCCGCCCACGAGCACCACGTCAGCACCGTCGCGGAGGTGGGGGTGGACGGCGCGGAGCATGCGGTTTCCGTTCAAGTGGAGGCGGCGGGGCCCACCTGCGAGGTGCTCGTCACGGCCGCAGGTGTCCCGGTGTACGGCGCGCGCGTCATGGCAGGGAGTGAGGTGAGCTCCCTTCCTCCCGTGCGCGGACTCACGGACGCGGAAGGTCGATGGCGGCTGGGGCGGGTTCGGAGTGAGGCGCTGCACCTCGAAGTCGAGGCGGCCGGTCACTCACCCTGGGCCGGCGAGGCCGCGGAGGCTTGCCAACGCTTGGGCGTGGTTCACGTGCGGCTCTAG
- a CDS encoding MarR family winged helix-turn-helix transcriptional regulator, with the protein MSDFSVEVRVQVARLKNLLIDVARCGALNSPLGSLPHSQLDPMEVQAVWWLKAESLLPVNILAERLGGIAPPRLSRLLDRLEDAQLVQRERSVRHDRRRVRVRLTEKGRALAEQADSVVQERMARLLMPLEGEQRSALMDLLEGWVEALGGKRPEEAATAETAGDAEASEASEVVPATTHSARPRPARAPLATLAASAA; encoded by the coding sequence ATGTCCGATTTCTCGGTGGAAGTTCGCGTGCAGGTGGCACGGCTGAAGAATCTCCTCATCGATGTTGCGCGCTGCGGTGCATTGAACAGCCCCCTGGGCTCGCTGCCGCACTCCCAACTGGACCCCATGGAGGTCCAGGCCGTCTGGTGGTTGAAGGCCGAGAGTCTGCTGCCCGTGAACATCCTCGCCGAGCGGCTCGGTGGCATCGCGCCGCCTCGGCTCAGCCGGCTGCTGGACCGGCTGGAGGATGCGCAGCTCGTTCAGCGCGAGCGCTCCGTGCGACATGACCGGCGGCGCGTGCGCGTGCGCCTCACCGAGAAGGGCCGCGCGCTGGCGGAACAGGCGGACTCGGTCGTGCAGGAGCGCATGGCCCGGCTCCTGATGCCGCTGGAGGGTGAGCAGCGCAGCGCGCTGATGGACCTGCTGGAGGGCTGGGTCGAAGCGTTGGGGGGCAAGCGCCCGGAGGAAGCCGCCACGGCCGAAACGGCGGGGGACGCGGAAGCCTCGGAGGCTTCCGAGGTCGTGCCCGCGACGACGCACTCCGCGCGTCCCAGGCCCGCTCGCGCCCCACTGGCGACGCTCGCCGCCAGCGCGGCTTGA
- a CDS encoding Ig-like domain-containing protein, with protein sequence MRTAATATVLATCALLTLAGCDNDDPVPPAPDAGTRPDAGTGQDAGTQSDAGTEPDAGSVQGPIVTGSTPAEGEQNVVPVELFVAGTTSAARKRVTLTFDTPMDASASQVTRIDQTTPANAPRVLSGTWSEDALTLTVDIPRPESDLPPLEEESRYTLDLAGLRSGEGQPVDTSHAGLGDGRLDFTTGRRDAAMEHACAHALLERPRPVTASASPTVYPATDAPHAFYALTLPSSGASFVGYTEVVSGDGRDEPVVLYLDHAVPVAVHDMTEGEVAVASALEPARSVCVPAITHTLKFTAPGGDRFLRLTFGPTERETFHFVFERY encoded by the coding sequence ATGCGAACCGCCGCCACCGCCACCGTGCTCGCCACCTGCGCCCTGCTGACGCTGGCCGGCTGTGACAACGACGACCCCGTGCCCCCGGCTCCGGACGCCGGTACCCGTCCCGACGCGGGCACCGGACAGGACGCCGGCACGCAATCCGACGCGGGCACCGAGCCTGACGCGGGCTCCGTCCAAGGTCCCATCGTCACGGGCTCCACGCCCGCCGAGGGCGAGCAGAATGTCGTACCGGTGGAGCTGTTCGTGGCCGGCACGACCTCGGCGGCGCGCAAGCGCGTCACCCTCACCTTCGACACGCCCATGGACGCCTCGGCGTCGCAGGTCACCCGCATCGACCAGACGACACCCGCCAACGCGCCTCGCGTGCTTTCGGGCACCTGGAGCGAGGATGCGCTGACGCTGACGGTGGACATCCCCCGCCCTGAGTCGGACCTGCCGCCGCTCGAGGAAGAGTCCCGGTACACGCTGGACCTCGCGGGCCTGCGCAGCGGCGAGGGTCAGCCGGTGGACACCTCGCACGCCGGGCTCGGTGATGGACGACTGGACTTCACCACCGGCCGACGGGATGCCGCCATGGAGCACGCCTGCGCCCACGCGCTGCTGGAGCGCCCGCGCCCCGTCACCGCGAGCGCCTCCCCCACCGTCTACCCGGCCACGGACGCGCCTCATGCGTTCTACGCGCTGACGCTGCCCTCCAGCGGCGCGTCCTTCGTGGGCTACACCGAAGTCGTCTCGGGTGACGGGCGGGACGAGCCCGTGGTCCTGTATCTCGACCACGCCGTGCCCGTCGCCGTGCATGACATGACGGAAGGCGAGGTCGCCGTCGCCTCCGCGCTGGAGCCCGCCCGCTCCGTCTGCGTCCCCGCCATCACCCACACGCTGAAGTTCACCGCGCCAGGAGGTGACCGCTTCCTCCGGCTCACCTTCGGCCCCACGGAGCGGGAGACGTTCCACTTCGTGTTCGAACGCTACTGA
- a CDS encoding ATP-binding cassette domain-containing protein — MIEARNLHKRFGKKVVAVEDVSFVAEDGIITGLLGPNGAGKTTTMRMLYTLVRPDRGTALVDGVDVVQRPEDARRGLGVLPDARGLYPRLTAREHARYYGELHGLSGAVLDKRVDELLDLLDMREIADRRTEGFSQGERVKVAMARALVHGPRNVLLDEPTNGLDVMSTRAVRNLLRRLKDEGRCVVFSSHVMQEVAALCDRIVVVAHGRVVADGTPDALRERTGKDSLEEAFVATIGTDQGLMQ, encoded by the coding sequence ATGATTGAAGCCAGGAACCTGCACAAGCGCTTCGGCAAGAAGGTGGTCGCGGTGGAGGACGTGTCCTTCGTCGCGGAGGACGGCATCATCACCGGCCTGCTGGGCCCCAACGGCGCCGGCAAGACGACGACGATGCGCATGCTCTACACGCTGGTGCGCCCGGACCGGGGCACCGCGCTGGTGGACGGCGTGGACGTGGTGCAGCGGCCCGAGGACGCCCGGCGGGGGCTGGGCGTGCTGCCCGACGCGCGCGGCCTGTACCCGCGCCTGACGGCCCGCGAGCACGCGCGCTACTACGGCGAGCTGCACGGCCTGTCCGGCGCCGTGTTGGACAAGCGCGTGGATGAACTGCTGGACCTGTTGGACATGCGCGAAATCGCCGACCGGCGCACGGAGGGCTTCAGCCAGGGCGAGCGTGTGAAGGTGGCCATGGCGCGCGCGCTGGTGCACGGGCCTCGCAACGTGCTGCTGGACGAGCCCACCAACGGGCTGGACGTCATGAGCACCCGCGCGGTGCGCAACCTGCTGCGGCGCTTGAAGGACGAGGGCCGCTGCGTGGTGTTCTCCAGCCACGTCATGCAGGAGGTGGCGGCGCTGTGTGACCGCATCGTGGTGGTGGCGCACGGGCGCGTGGTGGCGGACGGCACGCCGGACGCGCTGCGCGAGCGCACCGGCAAGGACAGCCTGGAGGAGGCCTTCGTGGCCACCATCGGCACGGACCAGGGGTTGATGCAATGA
- a CDS encoding alpha/beta hydrolase, whose translation MGDTSRPQPEAALPGVRTHISFHLPRWRVLLVSLLAAGSVSCSKWGADAEGVRTLALKPCRLEGLATQAQCGTHEVFENRAERTGRKIPLRVVVVPALAAQPAPDPLVLLAGGPGQAASRTQVLLAVERIRRKRDIVLVDQRGTGDSNPLNCKTDSPDEKLSARLEEGGAAEALRKCREGWDADVRQYTTPIAMDDLDEVRAALGYEKLNLWGVSYGTRAALVYMRQYPERVRTAILDGVAPMGLYLPLYAPRDAQKALDLLLANCAADGACQKAYPDLRTRTEALLTSLESTPARVQVAHPRTGVPEEVVLSRRAFLTQLFAQLYSPEMSSLVPLMLDRATQGDWAPFVALSVGLTESMGRTVSQGLYFAIVCAEDAPFYDAESVARESQGTWFGSTMGREVLSVCADWPRTPLPQGYREPVVSSVPTLLLSGELDPVTPPAWAEEAKRTLSNSLHVVVPGVGHNTLGADCARTLMSDLLTRGSVEGLTSTCGDNLTRPPFFTSFAGPVP comes from the coding sequence ATGGGGGATACCTCTCGTCCACAGCCGGAGGCGGCCTTGCCCGGGGTCCGTACGCACATCTCCTTCCATCTTCCTCGCTGGCGTGTCCTGCTGGTGTCGTTGCTGGCCGCGGGGTCGGTGTCCTGCTCGAAGTGGGGCGCGGATGCCGAGGGTGTCCGGACGTTGGCCCTCAAGCCTTGCCGGCTGGAGGGCCTGGCCACGCAGGCGCAGTGTGGGACCCACGAGGTCTTCGAGAACCGCGCCGAGCGCACGGGTCGCAAGATTCCCCTGCGCGTGGTGGTGGTGCCCGCGCTGGCGGCGCAGCCCGCGCCAGACCCGCTGGTGTTGCTGGCGGGGGGCCCGGGGCAGGCGGCCTCGCGCACGCAGGTGCTGCTGGCGGTGGAGCGCATCCGCCGCAAGCGCGACATCGTGCTGGTGGATCAGCGCGGCACGGGGGATTCGAACCCGCTGAACTGCAAGACGGACTCGCCTGACGAGAAGCTGTCCGCGCGGCTGGAGGAAGGCGGCGCGGCGGAGGCGCTGCGCAAGTGCCGTGAGGGCTGGGACGCGGACGTGCGCCAGTACACCACGCCCATCGCCATGGACGACCTGGACGAGGTCCGCGCGGCGCTGGGCTACGAGAAGCTCAACCTCTGGGGTGTGTCGTACGGCACGCGCGCGGCGCTCGTGTACATGCGCCAGTATCCGGAGCGTGTGCGGACGGCCATCCTGGATGGCGTGGCGCCCATGGGGCTCTACCTGCCGCTGTATGCCCCGCGCGACGCGCAGAAGGCACTGGACCTGCTGCTGGCGAACTGCGCGGCGGACGGGGCGTGCCAGAAGGCGTACCCGGACCTGCGCACCCGCACGGAGGCGCTGCTGACGTCGCTGGAGTCCACGCCCGCGCGCGTCCAGGTGGCGCACCCGCGCACGGGCGTGCCGGAAGAGGTCGTCCTGTCGCGCCGCGCCTTCCTGACGCAGCTCTTCGCCCAGCTCTACAGCCCGGAGATGTCCTCCCTGGTGCCGCTGATGCTGGACCGCGCCACGCAGGGGGACTGGGCGCCCTTCGTCGCGCTGAGCGTGGGCCTGACGGAGAGCATGGGGCGCACGGTGAGCCAGGGGCTCTACTTCGCCATCGTCTGCGCGGAGGACGCGCCCTTCTATGACGCGGAGTCGGTGGCGCGCGAGTCGCAAGGGACGTGGTTCGGTTCGACGATGGGCCGCGAGGTGCTCTCCGTCTGCGCGGACTGGCCGCGCACCCCGCTGCCCCAGGGCTACCGCGAGCCGGTGGTGTCGTCGGTGCCCACGCTGCTGCTGTCGGGCGAGCTGGACCCGGTGACGCCTCCCGCCTGGGCCGAGGAGGCGAAGCGCACGCTGTCCAACAGCCTGCACGTGGTGGTGCCCGGGGTGGGCCACAACACGCTGGGCGCGGACTGCGCGCGCACGCTGATGTCGGACCTGCTGACGCGAGGGAGCGTGGAGGGGCTGACGTCCACGTGCGGCGACAACCTCACCCGTCCTCCCTTCTTCACCTCCTTCGCCGGCCCGGTGCCTTGA
- a CDS encoding DUF2804 domain-containing protein has translation MKTERDALFPPAPASVATSGGAPRFGTYQGELPEVDLPNLQGQWAPGRATRLLKRKRWNYTFAATPEVAALFAVVDLGYTSSAFAVALDLRERRPLCDVSFLGTPGPMVELGDKPGQGLKASFRTLGGRLSVQRGEDDERYRVSVDVSRLRTGSLQSFQWEGDLMVAGGPPALTVVAPVEGDGLVNVTMKSNGLLTFGSLEAGGKRFRLDGGVGGMDYTQGYLARHTAWRWAFAAGRLADGTPVGINLVEGFNEGNADANENALWLGDKLYPLARARFEYDTKDLMAPWRLVTVDGAVDLRVQPFHVHREDRNLRLVVSHFAQPVGFFNGTVRVGSRTLELKDVPGVTEDQDMLW, from the coding sequence ATGAAGACCGAGCGAGACGCCTTGTTTCCCCCCGCGCCTGCTTCCGTGGCCACCAGCGGGGGGGCTCCCCGATTTGGCACGTACCAGGGTGAGCTGCCCGAGGTCGACCTGCCGAACCTGCAAGGGCAGTGGGCTCCGGGGCGCGCCACGCGCCTGCTCAAACGCAAGCGTTGGAACTACACGTTCGCCGCCACGCCGGAGGTCGCCGCGCTCTTCGCGGTGGTGGACCTGGGCTACACGTCGAGCGCCTTCGCGGTGGCCCTGGACCTGCGTGAGCGCCGGCCCCTGTGTGACGTGAGCTTCCTGGGCACGCCGGGCCCCATGGTGGAGCTGGGCGACAAGCCGGGGCAGGGGCTCAAGGCCTCCTTCCGGACGCTGGGCGGGCGCCTGTCGGTGCAGCGTGGCGAGGACGACGAACGCTACCGCGTCTCGGTGGACGTCAGCCGGCTGCGCACCGGGAGCCTCCAGTCCTTCCAGTGGGAGGGCGACTTGATGGTGGCCGGTGGGCCGCCCGCGCTCACGGTGGTGGCGCCGGTGGAGGGTGACGGGCTGGTGAACGTCACCATGAAGAGCAACGGCCTGCTGACGTTCGGCAGCCTGGAGGCGGGTGGCAAGCGCTTCCGGTTGGACGGTGGCGTTGGCGGCATGGACTACACGCAGGGGTACCTCGCGCGGCACACGGCGTGGCGGTGGGCTTTCGCCGCGGGGCGGCTCGCGGACGGTACACCGGTGGGCATCAACCTCGTGGAGGGCTTCAACGAGGGCAACGCGGACGCCAACGAGAACGCGCTGTGGTTGGGGGACAAGCTGTATCCGCTGGCGCGGGCGCGCTTCGAGTACGACACGAAGGACTTGATGGCGCCGTGGCGGCTGGTGACGGTGGATGGCGCGGTGGACCTGCGCGTCCAGCCGTTCCACGTGCACCGTGAGGACCGGAACCTTCGCCTCGTGGTGAGCCACTTCGCGCAGCCGGTGGGCTTCTTCAACGGCACGGTGCGCGTGGGCAGCCGCACGCTGGAGCTGAAGGACGTCCCCGGCGTCACGGAGGACCAGGACATGCTGTGGTGA